The Nicotiana sylvestris chromosome 6, ASM39365v2, whole genome shotgun sequence genomic sequence GGCGGATGGATCAGCCAAGCTTGTGACAACCTGTGAGGAAGTATTGCCAAGCAATGACTATTAAAAGTACCGCTTTGTATGTGAAAGCTGAAGGTTTTCTTTTAAGAACTTCTTGGAATAGAGTGAAACTACATGTATAGTTGAAGGTTTAGGAAAATAaaacaagtaaaagaaagttTGACGCACCTGGGACACCTTATTCACCTCCTGCAAAGTAATATCTTTTCCTCCAGTAATGTTATATACAACACCAGTTGCAGATTGAATTGATGATCCAATGAGAGGGGCCAGAGTTGCTTGTTCAGCTGCTTCCTCAGCACGGTTCCTACTGGAAGAAACCCCAACTCCGAGCATAGCAGTTCCAGAATCTTTCATGATTGCCTTAACATCTGCAAAATCCACATTTACCAGCCCAGGTATCTGCAACCAAAATGAATGGATTAACAATAAACCTTATATCCAGATCTATAAATAAGTATCTAGTGAAATAATGTTCAAAACATGCTATCTAGTAATTATCTCAAATGTCACTACCCAGTTTTAATTTGTTAAACCCTTCAAGGATATTAGACAAACATAACATTCTGGAGATATAAGTTTAATTCAGAAAACCTATCCGATGGTCATTAATCAAAACATAGAAGCAGCTAATGACAGTGATGATATTAAACTGGATGGACTCAGGAGAGGAAGGCATCCTGCACTCTCCGCTAGCATATTTTTAACATTTTTGCACCTTATTTCCAGTCAGAAAACATGCAATGTTGACAACAAAATAACAAGGCCTATTTTTGCGACTGTGCATGTGACCGCAAGTGTGTTTCATAACAGGGAGATCTAGAGGGGATTAGTTGACAACAAAATAACAAGGCCTATTTCTACGACTGTGAATGTGATCGCAAGTGTGTTTCATAACAGGGAGATCGAGAGGGGATTAGTTGAGTTGGCTATATGAATCATTTGTCTCCGATACGCTCTACTCAGCATATACGTTTTATATAAAGAAAACTATACCATGAAATTTCAAAAGAGAACTTATGTGGAACAGATactgaaagaaaaagaaaagaacttctGTGGAACCTTAGCTGATTTAGAAAAGAACTTCCTTGAAGCAGATAAAGAGATACTGCATTTGGATGAAGGAACTCACAGTGATTATATCAGATATTCCTTGGACGCCTTGACAAAGTACATCATCAGCAAGAAGAAAAGCATTTTGAAGTGGTGTCTGCTCATCAGCAATATCCAGAAGACGATCATTGGGAATTACTATAAGAGTATCTACATTTTTCTGAAGTTTTTCAATTGCTTCCAAAGCCTGGAGATCATTAAGCAAAAATTATAATCATGAAATAATTTGGGAGATAGGAACACAGGATAGTGGCACGGAAAAGAAAAATCAACGAGTTACTAGAACTCTGAGCATCTTGTTAAGGTTTAGACTACTGAAAAATGTTGCCTTCAAAAGTACTCAAAATCCTTTAGATTCACCAACCGCCACCTATTTATGAATATTTCCATTTTCTTCTAATAAAGGCTGGTGTATATCAAGcacaatccccccccccccccaaacccccaTACACACACATATGGTAAACCACACCCCCAAACCTTCCGTATGGAGGATCCAAACAGCGGATTTTCCCACATACCAGGAAAGGAACATTCACCATTCCGCCTGAAAATAACAACTATCTGCACCTAATTACGTGGTATCCAGGAACTCTGCCTTACTTTGATAGAAACCCCTTAACATGCCCTAAGATGCCTTGGATCCCATTGGCATTATGCCTTAAAATTGAAGCATCAGTTAGTAAAAATTCACTGACACGTTTAAAAAACAACTCCAAACAACCATCATGCTACCCTACTATCTTCTTTCCCAGCACAACCTTTCTTTGCTCAGCCAACCCGTTGTCATACTCTGCATAATATTTAAACTAAGTGAATTCCACACTAACCATGCTCGCAGATTTTATGGATATTAAATTGCATCTAACCGCAAATATTTCTAGTTCTTATAGAGGGATAGAAACCCCATTTTTTTGGATCTAGCAATTAGTTGAACCACGACCAAATTATATCCTTTTTAACTGCATGCTCTTTAATTTCTTACATTTCTTCTATTCCCTTAAATGTCCTACCTGTTTATTCTTGGATGTCACTTAAATGTCATAAAATAAACATTTCCAAAAGTTCAGGAGAGCAACAATCACAATTAGCTTCTTCAAAGAGGATGAAAACGGCACCTGCCTGCAAAGATCTTTTACGTCCTTCAAAGCTGAATGGATACGTGACGACACCAACAGTCAAATAACCTGCTTCTTTGGCTATTTGAGCAACAACAGGAGCAGCACCAGATCCAGTACCGCCACCCATGCCTGCTGTTATAAACACCATATCCGAACCTTTAAGAGCATTTGCAATGTGTTCCTTTGACTCCTCTGCTGCCTGTTCCCCCAACAGAGGATTGCCACCAGTACCTGCATTTCTAGAAGTGACTTTTATGAACAACCCATTCTATAGAACAATAAAGGGTTAAAAGCTTATGTTAACAAAGAACACTAGCCTCAAAACGTATTAGAAAACAAATGCATCCTAGTAGCTACAGCAACGTATGACTTCAAATTATAACATAGATAAAGCAAAAGACTGTCATCTTCTGAGTGACTCTGAATTAAGGAGATAGAAATAATCTATAGCTGTCTCTGGagttgggctgagcatcatactATAAGCGTCTTGCTATTCTTTCGCTAAAGTTTTGCCAACAAGATtcatgctatatatatatatatatatatatatatatatatatatataatctttgTTAGCTTTACAAATAGCTGCTCTAAAAGAGAGCTTCTGAAGAATAAATTTCTCTACAGATAGATGAAAAGGTGCAAACCAAGTCCACGAGTCAGAAGTTCTCCAATTTGAATTGGGTTCTCAACCGTAGACTGCAGCAATGCTTGAGCATCCGTGTTTACAGCATAAAAGTCAACACCCTATTAATGAACATGAAACATTGAGATTTATCATGTGAAATGAAGATGCTAACAGCTAAATGTGAGGTATAAAATGTTCTAGAATTGGAGTATATTTGCCTTTAGGGAAAAGGTTGAGTTTTTGATGGTGGGCGGATCAACTAATTAGCAGAGAAGAGGCAAGAAACCGAGTAATAAATATAGAAAGGGCAGATCAAACAGTCAATAAAAGTGATTTCTAGCTTTTCTTCCTACCCCACAAGTTTGCATAACTCCAGAATGAGAATACAATGCAACAGTATAATTTGAATCCGAAGTACACAACCATGTGATCCATTGCATATTATAGACCTTTTGCTGGAAAAGGCATTATATGGCCATCATAAGAACATTACAGAGTCAAGAAGAAACCGGAGCTAAAGCATCTTTGAGTGGACATAGTATACCATCATGTTTAAGCAAAAAAGCAAATCTCAACTCGATTGAAGAAAAAGGGTGATTTTGTGGTTGTGCTTAAAACAAGTTACAACAAAAATGATATCTTTGCctcagtcccaaacaagttggAGTCTGTTATATGAATCCTCAGTGACCACGTTACTCCATTTAAATCATCTCATGCCAATATTatgcaaatataaataaaaagtaTTAGAAGGATAAATTTTGGTAACCACTTAGGAAAATTGTCATTAAGCAGCTGCAAGATCCATTAGTATTTCAGAACAAGTAATCAATTGTATTGCGAAGGCTGTATGCTAATTTCATATACtaaataaattgaaaaccaacCAATTTGATATTCATATGAACAAAGACTTAATTTTTGTGAGGTTGCACAAAGAGAcacaagaaaacaacaaaatttaGGGAATGCAAAAATGGGGGAAAGGTGAAAATGgagatatatatacataaaaaaaaagCCATCAACGCAAATAACCTgcaagaagttttattttgtgtttcATACAACTTATGCTAGTTGTACGAAGgctctttttgtctcacaaatttgccCAATCTTACACTTTTGGGTTCACGAAAATGTTACACTAGTGtcaagttgtatgagacacaaaataaaattttccaacCTGCAAGCCGCTGCCAATCATACGGTTAACAGCATTGTTGCCGCCGCCACCGACGCCGACAACCTTAATCTTGGCAGAGGACAAGGAACTGCAGATGCTGAATCTTCGTCGTTGTCGTTTGCAGAGGCTTTTCGGAGAGAAGCATTGTGTGAAGCGAGTGCTATGATAAAATGATAAGGAATTGGAAGAAGAAGACAATATATCGATTCCTGTGTTTGAAGAGAGTCCTAACATGGCCATTGA encodes the following:
- the LOC104216718 gene encoding cell division protein FtsZ homolog 1, chloroplastic-like, with translation MAMLGLSSNTGIDILSSSSNSLSFYHSTRFTQCFSPKSLCKRQRRRFSICSSLSSAKIKVVGVGGGGNNAVNRMIGSGLQGVDFYAVNTDAQALLQSTVENPIQIGELLTRGLGTGGNPLLGEQAAEESKEHIANALKGSDMVFITAGMGGGTGSGAAPVVAQIAKEAGYLTVGVVTYPFSFEGRKRSLQALEAIEKLQKNVDTLIVIPNDRLLDIADEQTPLQNAFLLADDVLCQGVQGISDIITIPGLVNVDFADVKAIMKDSGTAMLGVGVSSSRNRAEEAAEQATLAPLIGSSIQSATGVVYNITGGKDITLQEVNKVSQVVTSLADPSANIIFGAVVDERYNGEIQVTLIATGFAQSFQNSLLTDPRGAKLVDKSKGTTERTVSPDTLRSSESPSTKPRPAARRLFF